In Mus musculus strain C57BL/6J chromosome 9, GRCm38.p6 C57BL/6J, one genomic interval encodes:
- the Vill gene encoding villin-like protein isoform X5 produces MVDDGSGKVEVWYIQDLQRQPVHPKYYGQLCSGNCYLVLYTYQKLGCVQYLLYLWQGHQSTVEDTKALNCSAEELDLMHQGALAQGHVTMGSEPPHFLAIFQGRLVVFQGNAGNKGERPPVSDTRLFHVQGTESHNTRTMEVPARASSLTSGDVFFLITSHVCYLWFGKGCHGDQREMARTVVSVFPGNNKETVLEGQEPLYFWEALGGRAPYPSNKRLPEEVWSIQPRLFECSSHAGCLVLTEVLFFGQEDLDKYDIMLLDTCQEASSVAQIFLWLGEAAGEWKKEAVAWGLEYLRTHPAERSLATPIFVVKQGHEPATFTGWFVTWDPYKWMNSQSYEEMVGNSLGPGSAISEMTAEVHNFQLTPRLSDNKAGHPALQAFKGSQDSPENELGLDLRVDGANPSMNHTSSCSDSMVNGSLPRERLMHQALEDLPPGVDPARKEFYLSDSDFQDIFGKSKEEFYSMAKWKQQQAKKKLGFF; encoded by the exons GTGTGGTACATCCAGGACTTACAAAGACAGCCTGTACATCCCAAGTACTATGGCCAGTTGTGCTCAGGAAACTGCTACCTTGTCCTCTACACATACCAGAAACTGGGCTGTGTCCAGTACCTCCTGTACCTATGGCAG GGCCACCAAAGCACTGTAGAAGACACCAAGGCCCTGAACTGCAGTGCTGAAGAGTTGGACCTCATGCACCAGGGTGCACTGGCGCAGGGGCATGTGACCATGGGCAGTGAGCCTCCCCACTTCCTAGCCATCTTCCAGGGGCGGCTGGTGGTCTTCCAG GGGAATGCAGGCAACAAAGGGGAAAGACCACCAGTATCCGACACCAGGCTTTTCCACGTGCAAGGGACCGAGAGCCACAACACCAGAACTATGGAGGTGCCGGCCCGTGCCTCCTCCCTCACTTCTGGTGACGTCTTCTTTCTGATCACAAGTCATGTTTGCTATCTCTGGTTTGGGAAG GGCTGTCATGGGGACCAACGTGAGATGGCGCGGACGGTGGTCAGTGTCTTCCCAGGGAATAACAAGGAGACAGTGCTGGAGGGTCAGGAGCCTCTCTACTTCTGGGAAGCCCTCGGAGGCCGGGCCCCCTATCCCAGTAACAAGAG GCTTCCCGAGGAGGTGTGGAGCATCCAGCCCCGACTGTTCGAGTGCTCCAGTCACGCAGGCTGCCTGGTCCTCACGGAAGTGCTGTTCTTTGGCCAAGAGGACTTGGACAAGTATGACATCATGTTACTAGACACCTGTCAGGAG GCCTCCTCTGTGGCCCAGATCTTCCTGTGGCTTGGGGAAGCTGCAGGTGAATGGAAGAAAGAAGCAGTGGCCTGGGGCCTTGAGTACCTGAGGACTCACCCAGCAGAGAGGAGCCTGGCCACACCCATCTTTGTGGTCAAGCAAGGCCATGAGCCAGCCACCTTTACCGGGTGGTTTGTCACCTGGGACCCTTACAAGTGGATG AACAGCCAGTCCTACGAGGAGATGGTGGGGAACAGCCTGGGACCGGGATCTGCAATCTCTGAGATGACAGCA GAAGTCCATAACTTCCAGCTAACTCCACGGCTGAGTGATAACAAGGCAGGTCACCCGGCACTGCAGGCCTTCAAGGGTTCCCAGGACAGTCCAGAGAATGAGCTGGGGCTGGACCTCAGGGTGGATGGCGCAAACCCCAGCATGAACCACACCAGCAGCTGCAGTGACTCAATGGTCAATGGGAGCCTGCCCCGGGAAAGGCTGATGCACCAGGCACTGGAGGACCTGCCACCGGGTGTGGACCCAGCCCGTAAGGAG TTCTATCTCTCAGACTCTGATTTCCAAGACATCTTCGGGAAATCCAAGGAGGAGTTCTACAGCATGGCCAAGTGGAAGCAGCAGCAAGCGAAAAAGAAGCTGGGCTTCTTCTGA
- the Vill gene encoding villin-like protein isoform X6 — MSGLRAGQHEVWYIQDLQRQPVHPKYYGQLCSGNCYLVLYTYQKLGCVQYLLYLWQGHQSTVEDTKALNCSAEELDLMHQGALAQGHVTMGSEPPHFLAIFQGRLVVFQGNAGNKGERPPVSDTRLFHVQGTESHNTRTMEVPARASSLTSGDVFFLITSHVCYLWFGKGCHGDQREMARTVVSVFPGNNKETVLEGQEPLYFWEALGGRAPYPSNKRLPEEVWSIQPRLFECSSHAGCLVLTEVLFFGQEDLDKYDIMLLDTCQEASSVAQIFLWLGEAAGEWKKEAVAWGLEYLRTHPAERSLATPIFVVKQGHEPATFTGWFVTWDPYKWMNSQSYEEMVGNSLGPGSAISEMTAEVHNFQLTPRLSDNKAGHPALQAFKGSQDSPENELGLDLRVDGANPSMNHTSSCSDSMVNGSLPRERLMHQALEDLPPGVDPARKEFYLSDSDFQDIFGKSKEEFYSMAKWKQQQAKKKLGFF, encoded by the exons ATGTCTGGGCTGAGAGCAGGCCAGCATGAG GTGTGGTACATCCAGGACTTACAAAGACAGCCTGTACATCCCAAGTACTATGGCCAGTTGTGCTCAGGAAACTGCTACCTTGTCCTCTACACATACCAGAAACTGGGCTGTGTCCAGTACCTCCTGTACCTATGGCAG GGCCACCAAAGCACTGTAGAAGACACCAAGGCCCTGAACTGCAGTGCTGAAGAGTTGGACCTCATGCACCAGGGTGCACTGGCGCAGGGGCATGTGACCATGGGCAGTGAGCCTCCCCACTTCCTAGCCATCTTCCAGGGGCGGCTGGTGGTCTTCCAG GGGAATGCAGGCAACAAAGGGGAAAGACCACCAGTATCCGACACCAGGCTTTTCCACGTGCAAGGGACCGAGAGCCACAACACCAGAACTATGGAGGTGCCGGCCCGTGCCTCCTCCCTCACTTCTGGTGACGTCTTCTTTCTGATCACAAGTCATGTTTGCTATCTCTGGTTTGGGAAG GGCTGTCATGGGGACCAACGTGAGATGGCGCGGACGGTGGTCAGTGTCTTCCCAGGGAATAACAAGGAGACAGTGCTGGAGGGTCAGGAGCCTCTCTACTTCTGGGAAGCCCTCGGAGGCCGGGCCCCCTATCCCAGTAACAAGAG GCTTCCCGAGGAGGTGTGGAGCATCCAGCCCCGACTGTTCGAGTGCTCCAGTCACGCAGGCTGCCTGGTCCTCACGGAAGTGCTGTTCTTTGGCCAAGAGGACTTGGACAAGTATGACATCATGTTACTAGACACCTGTCAGGAG GCCTCCTCTGTGGCCCAGATCTTCCTGTGGCTTGGGGAAGCTGCAGGTGAATGGAAGAAAGAAGCAGTGGCCTGGGGCCTTGAGTACCTGAGGACTCACCCAGCAGAGAGGAGCCTGGCCACACCCATCTTTGTGGTCAAGCAAGGCCATGAGCCAGCCACCTTTACCGGGTGGTTTGTCACCTGGGACCCTTACAAGTGGATG AACAGCCAGTCCTACGAGGAGATGGTGGGGAACAGCCTGGGACCGGGATCTGCAATCTCTGAGATGACAGCA GAAGTCCATAACTTCCAGCTAACTCCACGGCTGAGTGATAACAAGGCAGGTCACCCGGCACTGCAGGCCTTCAAGGGTTCCCAGGACAGTCCAGAGAATGAGCTGGGGCTGGACCTCAGGGTGGATGGCGCAAACCCCAGCATGAACCACACCAGCAGCTGCAGTGACTCAATGGTCAATGGGAGCCTGCCCCGGGAAAGGCTGATGCACCAGGCACTGGAGGACCTGCCACCGGGTGTGGACCCAGCCCGTAAGGAG TTCTATCTCTCAGACTCTGATTTCCAAGACATCTTCGGGAAATCCAAGGAGGAGTTCTACAGCATGGCCAAGTGGAAGCAGCAGCAAGCGAAAAAGAAGCTGGGCTTCTTCTGA
- the Vill gene encoding villin-like protein isoform X7, with the protein MQVWYIQDLQRQPVHPKYYGQLCSGNCYLVLYTYQKLGCVQYLLYLWQGHQSTVEDTKALNCSAEELDLMHQGALAQGHVTMGSEPPHFLAIFQGRLVVFQGNAGNKGERPPVSDTRLFHVQGTESHNTRTMEVPARASSLTSGDVFFLITSHVCYLWFGKGCHGDQREMARTVVSVFPGNNKETVLEGQEPLYFWEALGGRAPYPSNKRLPEEVWSIQPRLFECSSHAGCLVLTEVLFFGQEDLDKYDIMLLDTCQEASSVAQIFLWLGEAAGEWKKEAVAWGLEYLRTHPAERSLATPIFVVKQGHEPATFTGWFVTWDPYKWMNSQSYEEMVGNSLGPGSAISEMTAEVHNFQLTPRLSDNKAGHPALQAFKGSQDSPENELGLDLRVDGANPSMNHTSSCSDSMVNGSLPRERLMHQALEDLPPGVDPARKEFYLSDSDFQDIFGKSKEEFYSMAKWKQQQAKKKLGFF; encoded by the exons GTGTGGTACATCCAGGACTTACAAAGACAGCCTGTACATCCCAAGTACTATGGCCAGTTGTGCTCAGGAAACTGCTACCTTGTCCTCTACACATACCAGAAACTGGGCTGTGTCCAGTACCTCCTGTACCTATGGCAG GGCCACCAAAGCACTGTAGAAGACACCAAGGCCCTGAACTGCAGTGCTGAAGAGTTGGACCTCATGCACCAGGGTGCACTGGCGCAGGGGCATGTGACCATGGGCAGTGAGCCTCCCCACTTCCTAGCCATCTTCCAGGGGCGGCTGGTGGTCTTCCAG GGGAATGCAGGCAACAAAGGGGAAAGACCACCAGTATCCGACACCAGGCTTTTCCACGTGCAAGGGACCGAGAGCCACAACACCAGAACTATGGAGGTGCCGGCCCGTGCCTCCTCCCTCACTTCTGGTGACGTCTTCTTTCTGATCACAAGTCATGTTTGCTATCTCTGGTTTGGGAAG GGCTGTCATGGGGACCAACGTGAGATGGCGCGGACGGTGGTCAGTGTCTTCCCAGGGAATAACAAGGAGACAGTGCTGGAGGGTCAGGAGCCTCTCTACTTCTGGGAAGCCCTCGGAGGCCGGGCCCCCTATCCCAGTAACAAGAG GCTTCCCGAGGAGGTGTGGAGCATCCAGCCCCGACTGTTCGAGTGCTCCAGTCACGCAGGCTGCCTGGTCCTCACGGAAGTGCTGTTCTTTGGCCAAGAGGACTTGGACAAGTATGACATCATGTTACTAGACACCTGTCAGGAG GCCTCCTCTGTGGCCCAGATCTTCCTGTGGCTTGGGGAAGCTGCAGGTGAATGGAAGAAAGAAGCAGTGGCCTGGGGCCTTGAGTACCTGAGGACTCACCCAGCAGAGAGGAGCCTGGCCACACCCATCTTTGTGGTCAAGCAAGGCCATGAGCCAGCCACCTTTACCGGGTGGTTTGTCACCTGGGACCCTTACAAGTGGATG AACAGCCAGTCCTACGAGGAGATGGTGGGGAACAGCCTGGGACCGGGATCTGCAATCTCTGAGATGACAGCA GAAGTCCATAACTTCCAGCTAACTCCACGGCTGAGTGATAACAAGGCAGGTCACCCGGCACTGCAGGCCTTCAAGGGTTCCCAGGACAGTCCAGAGAATGAGCTGGGGCTGGACCTCAGGGTGGATGGCGCAAACCCCAGCATGAACCACACCAGCAGCTGCAGTGACTCAATGGTCAATGGGAGCCTGCCCCGGGAAAGGCTGATGCACCAGGCACTGGAGGACCTGCCACCGGGTGTGGACCCAGCCCGTAAGGAG TTCTATCTCTCAGACTCTGATTTCCAAGACATCTTCGGGAAATCCAAGGAGGAGTTCTACAGCATGGCCAAGTGGAAGCAGCAGCAAGCGAAAAAGAAGCTGGGCTTCTTCTGA
- the Vill gene encoding villin-like protein isoform X8 has product MQVWYIQDLQRQPVHPKYYGQLCSGNCYLVLYTYQKLGCVQYLLYLWQGHQSTVEDTKALNCSAEELDLMHQGALAQGHVTMGSEPPHFLAIFQGRLVVFQGNAGNKGERPPVSDTRLFHVQGTESHNTRTMEVPARASSLTSGDVFFLITSHVCYLWFGKGCHGDQREMARTVVSVFPGNNKETVLEGQEPLYFWEALGGRAPYPSNKRLPEEVWSIQPRLFECSSHAGCLVLTEVLFFGQEDLDKYDIMLLDTCQEIFLWLGEAAGEWKKEAVAWGLEYLRTHPAERSLATPIFVVKQGHEPATFTGWFVTWDPYKWMNSQSYEEMVGNSLGPGSAISEMTAEVHNFQLTPRLSDNKAGHPALQAFKGSQDSPENELGLDLRVDGANPSMNHTSSCSDSMVNGSLPRERLMHQALEDLPPGVDPARKEFYLSDSDFQDIFGKSKEEFYSMAKWKQQQAKKKLGFF; this is encoded by the exons GTGTGGTACATCCAGGACTTACAAAGACAGCCTGTACATCCCAAGTACTATGGCCAGTTGTGCTCAGGAAACTGCTACCTTGTCCTCTACACATACCAGAAACTGGGCTGTGTCCAGTACCTCCTGTACCTATGGCAG GGCCACCAAAGCACTGTAGAAGACACCAAGGCCCTGAACTGCAGTGCTGAAGAGTTGGACCTCATGCACCAGGGTGCACTGGCGCAGGGGCATGTGACCATGGGCAGTGAGCCTCCCCACTTCCTAGCCATCTTCCAGGGGCGGCTGGTGGTCTTCCAG GGGAATGCAGGCAACAAAGGGGAAAGACCACCAGTATCCGACACCAGGCTTTTCCACGTGCAAGGGACCGAGAGCCACAACACCAGAACTATGGAGGTGCCGGCCCGTGCCTCCTCCCTCACTTCTGGTGACGTCTTCTTTCTGATCACAAGTCATGTTTGCTATCTCTGGTTTGGGAAG GGCTGTCATGGGGACCAACGTGAGATGGCGCGGACGGTGGTCAGTGTCTTCCCAGGGAATAACAAGGAGACAGTGCTGGAGGGTCAGGAGCCTCTCTACTTCTGGGAAGCCCTCGGAGGCCGGGCCCCCTATCCCAGTAACAAGAG GCTTCCCGAGGAGGTGTGGAGCATCCAGCCCCGACTGTTCGAGTGCTCCAGTCACGCAGGCTGCCTGGTCCTCACGGAAGTGCTGTTCTTTGGCCAAGAGGACTTGGACAAGTATGACATCATGTTACTAGACACCTGTCAGGAG ATCTTCCTGTGGCTTGGGGAAGCTGCAGGTGAATGGAAGAAAGAAGCAGTGGCCTGGGGCCTTGAGTACCTGAGGACTCACCCAGCAGAGAGGAGCCTGGCCACACCCATCTTTGTGGTCAAGCAAGGCCATGAGCCAGCCACCTTTACCGGGTGGTTTGTCACCTGGGACCCTTACAAGTGGATG AACAGCCAGTCCTACGAGGAGATGGTGGGGAACAGCCTGGGACCGGGATCTGCAATCTCTGAGATGACAGCA GAAGTCCATAACTTCCAGCTAACTCCACGGCTGAGTGATAACAAGGCAGGTCACCCGGCACTGCAGGCCTTCAAGGGTTCCCAGGACAGTCCAGAGAATGAGCTGGGGCTGGACCTCAGGGTGGATGGCGCAAACCCCAGCATGAACCACACCAGCAGCTGCAGTGACTCAATGGTCAATGGGAGCCTGCCCCGGGAAAGGCTGATGCACCAGGCACTGGAGGACCTGCCACCGGGTGTGGACCCAGCCCGTAAGGAG TTCTATCTCTCAGACTCTGATTTCCAAGACATCTTCGGGAAATCCAAGGAGGAGTTCTACAGCATGGCCAAGTGGAAGCAGCAGCAAGCGAAAAAGAAGCTGGGCTTCTTCTGA